In Zea mays cultivar B73 chromosome 7, Zm-B73-REFERENCE-NAM-5.0, whole genome shotgun sequence, the following proteins share a genomic window:
- the LOC100384434 gene encoding uncharacterized protein isoform X1: MGLISGMMMGVIVGVAIMAGWSRVMRRRSTKRIAKAADIKVLGSLSRDDLRKLCGDNFPEWISFPQFEQVKWLNKHLSKLWPFVVEAATVVVKESVEPLLDDYRPPGIKSLKFSKFSLGNVSPKIEGIRIQNLQPGQIIMDIDFRWGGNPSIILAVDAVVASLPIQLKDLQVYTVIRVIFQLSEDIPCISAVVVALLADPEPKIQYTLKAIGGSLTAVPGLSDMIDDTVDSIVSDMLLWPHRHVVKLGVNVDTSDLELKPQGRLSVTVVKATSLRNKEMIGKSDPYVKLYVRPMFKVKTKVIDDDLNPEWNETFDLIVEDKETQSVIFEVYDEDKLQQDKRLGVAKLAVNTLESEITQDATLKLLHSLDPIKNKDTKDRGTLHLKVKYHPFTKEEQLEALEMEKQAIEERKRLKEAGIIGSTMDAVGSGVGFVGTGIGAGLGFVGSGIGAGAGLVTSGIGAVSSGLGKAGKFMGRTVTGPFSMSRKNGSSSTAPQHDQPSA, encoded by the exons ATGGGGTTGATATCCGGGATGATGATGGGGGTCATTGTTGGCGTCGCCATCATGGCCGGCTGGAGCCGCGTCATGCGCCGACGCAGCACGAAGCGCATCGCCAAG GCTGCGGATATCAAGGTGCTTGGGTCTCTCAGCAGGGACGACCTCAGGAAGCTGTGCGGTGATAACTTCCCGGAGTGGATATCCTTCCCGCAGTTTGAGCAG GTTAAATGGTTGAACAAGCATCTGAGCAAACTTTGGCCTTTTGTTGTAGAA GCTGCAACAGTAGTGGTTAAGGAATCCGTTGAACCACTGCTAGATGATTACCGGCCTCCAGGAATAAAATCTTTGAAGTTCAGCAAATTTTCTCTTGGAAATGTGTCACCAAAGATAGAAG GTATTCGTATTCAAAATCTTCAACCAGGTCAAATCATCATGGATATAGATTTCCGTTGGGGTGGTAATCCAAGCATAATCCTAGCTGTTGATGCTGTAGTTGCATCACTGCCAATTCAG CTCAAGGATCTTCAGGTCTATACTGTCATACGTGTTATATTTCAACTGTCTGAAGACATCCCTTGCATTTCTGCTGTTGTTGTGGCTCTCCTTGCTGAT CCAGAGCCAAAAATTCAGTACACCCTGAAGGCCATTGGAGGAAGCCTAACTGCAGTTCCTGGACTTTCTGACATGATTGAT GACACTGTCGATTCAATTGTTTCTGATATGCTCTTGTGGCCACACAGGCATGTTGTTAAACTTGGTGTCAATGTTGATACGAG TGACTTGGAGCTTAAACCTCAGGGAAGACTTTCTGTTACTGTGGTAAAAGCAACTTCTTTGAGAAATAAGGAGATGATCGGTAAATCAGACCCTTATGTGAAACTGTATGTGCGGCCAATGTTTAAGGTCAAAACAAAAGTCATAGATGATGACCTGAATCCGGAATGGAATGAAACATTTGACTTGATTGTCGAAGACAAAGAAACCCAATCTGTTATTTTTGAG GTTTacgacgaagacaaacttcagcaaGACAAGAGACTAGGTGTGGCAAAACTAGCAGTAAACACTCTTGAATCTGAGATTACCCAAGACGCCACTCTGAAGCTGCTACATTCACTGGATCCAATTAAAAATAAGGACACCAAGGATAGGGGCACATTACATCTTAAG GTAAAGTACCACCCCTTTACAAAGGAAGAGCAGCTGGAAGCCCTAGAGATGGAAAAACAAGCCATAGAGGAGAGGAAGCGTCTGAAGGAGGCTGGGATAATTGGTAGCACAATGGATGCTGTTGGTTCTGGTGTTGGATTTGTGGGTACTGGCATTGGCGCTGGCCTCGGTTTCGTTGGTTCAGGAATTGGTGCTGGCGCAGGCCTTGTTACCTCTGGTATTGGTGCTGTCAGCAGTGGCCTTGGTAAAGCCGGGAAGTTCATGGGCAGGACTGTGACAGGGCCTTTCAGCATGTCCCGCAAGAACGGCAGCAGCTCTACTGCTCCCCAGCATGATcaaccttcggcgtag